Sequence from the Paenibacillus riograndensis SBR5 genome:
CAGAGGAGAGAAGTCATGAAAGGGATTATTTTTGCTTTTATCGGCGGTGCCTGCATTACACTGCAAGGGGTGGCCAACGCCAGGATCAGCCAGGATATTGGCACCTGGCAGGCTGCAACCATTACCCAATTTACCGGATTCGTAATGGCGCTGATGATTCTGCTGTTCGTGCGGGATGCGAAGAAGCAGGGGTTTAAGCAGGTCAGCCCTTTATATCTGTTCGGCGGGGCGCTGGCCGCATTTATTATTTTCAGCGAAGTTACCGCGATTCAGGGCATCGGTGTGACCCTTACCATTTCCGCACTGCTGATTGCCCAGCTCTGCCTGACCTTTCTGATTGATATCAAAGGGTGGTTCGGAGTTGTGAAGCAGAAGATGCGGCTGCCGCAGTTTATCGGGATCGGGATGATGGTTGCCGGTGTGGTGATTTTGAAATTATAAGGACGGGAGCGGGCCATGAAAGAAATTCAGGATTCAGAGCAGGTTCAGGCATACATTGCGGCACATTCCCTGGCGGCTATTTTTAATGAACAGCTTAGTGGTCATCTGCATCTCTACAGCTTCGCACAAGGGGAGCATATCTGCTCCAAAGGTGATCCTTCCGGGTATCTTTACGTTCTGGTCAAAGGAAAGCTAAAAATCTTCACCACCACGCCTGAAGGAAAAATGCTGATTATCTCCTTCAAAACACCGCTGGAGCTGATCGGTGATGTCGAATACATTCAAGGCACGGAAATGATTAATACGGTGGAGGCCGTATCCCCGGTGCATATGCTCGGCATAGAATACCGCTGGCTCAACAAATACGGCCGGGATTATCCGCCGCTGCTGCATTTTATGCTGGAAATGATCACCCACAAGTTCTACCGTAAATCGAATTTCCTCAGCTTGAATCTGATGCATCCTGTAGAGGTGCGACTTGCCAGTTATTTGTTATCTATC
This genomic interval carries:
- a CDS encoding Crp/Fnr family transcriptional regulator — its product is MKEIQDSEQVQAYIAAHSLAAIFNEQLSGHLHLYSFAQGEHICSKGDPSGYLYVLVKGKLKIFTTTPEGKMLIISFKTPLELIGDVEYIQGTEMINTVEAVSPVHMLGIEYRWLNKYGRDYPPLLHFMLEMITHKFYRKSNFLSLNLMHPVEVRLASYLLSISYDESDPNFTGQLSTINLTDTANFIGTSYRHLNRVIYKLTQDGLIERGNGHLLVKDKAGLAALASRNIYEPNGME
- a CDS encoding DMT family transporter — encoded protein: MKGIIFAFIGGACITLQGVANARISQDIGTWQAATITQFTGFVMALMILLFVRDAKKQGFKQVSPLYLFGGALAAFIIFSEVTAIQGIGVTLTISALLIAQLCLTFLIDIKGWFGVVKQKMRLPQFIGIGMMVAGVVILKL